One Rosa chinensis cultivar Old Blush chromosome 5, RchiOBHm-V2, whole genome shotgun sequence genomic region harbors:
- the LOC112202156 gene encoding uncharacterized protein LOC112202156, which translates to MAVAMALEEQGRRVNKRNHNLRQNQGKLLIGAKVEVRSEEEGFQGSWHPGTVTACTKGCRKVEYDHILCDDGSANLVDAVYVSPILDGIDSVTDEQSNYHRGSIRPKPPKIEVGGWGLPYGICVDVYHQDAWWEGVVFDHEDGSEKRKIFFPDLGDELTTGIDTLRITQDWDEVTENWQRRGTWIFLELIEQYEQERYIAVSVKQVWYDVRLKEGFEKVRQWTSPMRYLWEELVLEVIDDNLRITADELFRVLEVSGCLSRGFQVGFESAQCVLDADMNSKSYTTHSLAIVPVGNTLDSNLLVDHDDFMKNVLDCRADIADEQSEGLSIIQRTSRQSFNGTSSAKSDISNDGICVTKSKGRRTANWLPVELHKESCPSAVGKYMCKGWLPSGELQTAVRKHLLYLGWKVEYMIDKGRMRYRYLSPHGEPEYSLIKVCSNLRKSSKDSQFAISQDAPQCLHGSPGQLLVTEEPQEIQHPHYCPQQVASPFSNSKLHPEVFIYKPEYCPQAVVAYVDSPIRGPRSLKVKTMRSKAKKHLSAVGWEFYYSEIRSSNSLRFKSPNGNVYNSLLDACKVCMDEENSERRPAECRYVIDEDEAHLIKKKIFSVANRKCKRNRICSLLNSGPHLLHECPKDQCANPPKLKRQKASASSSGFRNGSGVSQPTRVLRSRKRVQEVVTPTSTHQNPRTVLSWLIDNNVVLPREKVHYCSRKGGPSMAEGKISREGIKCSCCQKVFTLSCFESHAGFNETHAGCSNHRPASNIFLDDGRSLLDCQMQIILERRKRTCRTEPRHRMKGNQVRGKSDYICTVCHYGGDLILCDECPSSFHKSCVGLQDVPDGEWFCPSCCCGLCGQRKLKEDKEPIMNSDFLTCGQCEHKYHTGCLRKGDVDMSESDSKGNWFCSKNCKKISLGLHKLLGKQFPAGVGNLTWSLLKSMKSDSDDATEPDNDAITESFSRLSIALDVMHECFEPVKEPLTRRDLAEDVIFSRGSNLNRLNFQGFYTMLLERNDELITVATVRIYGKKVAEVPLVATRFQYRRLGMCRVLMNLLEKMLMDLGVERLVLPAVPSVLNTWTTAFGFSRMTESERLQFLDHTFLDFQDTIMCQKLLMKISPAEPSLLKGTQPNISGSGDNIDLDWSSSVSEVCQLEQTEDSQTVFQGLESAAGKRRACVDKNCPEFKQYKRMRKSNLAAIVI; encoded by the exons ATGGCGGTGGCCATGGCCCTTGAAGAACAGGGCCGGCGTGTTAACAAGAGAAACCATAATTTGAGACAAAATCAAGGGAAGTTACTTATTGGTGCCAAAGTTGAG GTGAGgagtgaagaagaagggttTCAGGGCTCATGGCACCCTGGGACTGTCACTGCATGCACCAAAGGTTGTCGTAAAGTAGAATACGATCATATTCTATGTGATGATGGGTCTGCTAATCTTGTGGATGCTGTTTATGTTTCTCCCATATTGGATGGCATTGATTCTGTAACTGATGAGCAGAGTAATTACCATCGCGGAAGTATAAGGCCAAAGCCGCCTAAGATTGAGGTAGGGGGATGGGGTCTTCCCTATGGAATCTGTGTGGATGTGTATCATCAGGATGCATGGTGGGAAGGTGTGGTTTTTGATCATGAAGATGGTTCAGAAAAGAGGAAGATCTTCTTTCCGGATTTGGGAGATGAACTGACAACTGGAATTGACACTTTAAGAATTACTCAGGACTGGGATGAGGTTACAGAGAATTGGCAGCGACGTGGGACTTGGATATTTCTTGAGTTGATTGAACAATATGAGCAAGAGAGGTACATTGCTGTCTCTGTGAAGCAAGTTTGGTATGATGTTCGATTAAAAGAGGGCTTTGAGAAGGTGAGGCAGTGGACTTCTCCAATGAGATATCTATGGGAGGAGCTGGTGTTGGAGGTCATTGATGATAACTTACGCATCACCGCGGATGAACTTTTTCGGGTGTTAGAAGTGTCAGGATGCTTGTCAAGAGGATTCCAGGTAGGGTTCGAGTCAGCTCAATGTGTCTTAGATGCTGATATGAATTCTAAATCATATACCACACACTCTCTTGCTATTGTACCTGTTGGCAACACATTGGATAGTAATTTGTTAGTTGATCATGATGATTTTATGAAGAATGTATTGGACTGTAGGGCTGACATTGCTGATGAACAAAGTGAAGGTTTGTCGATCATTCAAAGGACCTCCCGACAAAGCTTCAATGGAACTTCTTCTGCCAAATCTGATATTAGCAATGATGGAATTTGTGTTACTAAATCCAAAGGCAGAAGAACAGCAAATTGGCTACCTGTGGAACTTCATAAAGAGTCTTGCCCTAGCGCTGTTGGTAAGTACATGTGTAAGGGATGGCTGCCTTCAGGGGAGTTACAAACAGCTGTTAGGAAGCATCTTTTATATTTGGGTTGGAAAGTAGAGTATATGATAGATAAGGGCAGAATGAGATACCGTTACTTGTCGCCTCATGGAGAACCCGAATACTCTCTAATTAAAGTGTGCAGTAACTTGAGAAAGTCCTCGAAAGATTCACAATTTGCAATCTCTCAAGATGCACCTCAGTGTTTGCATGGTTCACCTGGGCAGCTTCTTGTTACTGAAGAACCACAAGAGATTCAGCATCCTCATTATTGTCCTCAACAGGTAGCGTCTCCTTTTTCCAATTCCAAGTTACATCCCGAGGTATTTATTTACAAACCCGAATATTGCCCTCAAGCAGTTGTGGCATATGTAGACTCTCCCATAAGGGGACCCAGAAGTTTGAAAGTAAAAACAATGCGGTCTAAAGCAAAGAAGCACCTCTCTGCCGTGGGGTGGGAGTTCTACTACTCAGAAATAAGATCATCAAATAGCTTGCGCTTCAAATCTCCCAATGGAAATGTATACAACTCACTTCTGGATGCCTGCAAAGTCTGTATGGATGAAGAAAATTCTGAAAGAAGACCTGCTGAATGCAGGTATGTCATTGACGAAGATGAGGCCCacttaattaagaaaaaaatattttctgtAGCAAATAGAAAATGCAAAAGGAATAGAATTTGTAGCTTGTTAAACAGTGGACCTCACTTGCTTCACGAATGCCCAAAGGATCAATGTGCTAACCCTCCAAAGTTGAAAAGGCAAAAGGCATCTGCATCTTCCTCTGGGTTTAGAAATGGTTCTGGTGTTAGTCAGCCAACTCGTGTGCTCAGGTCAAGAAAACGAGTCCAGGAAGTGGTTACTCCTACTTCCACACACCAGAATCCCCGCACTGTCCTATCTTGGTTGATAGACAATAATGTGGTTTTGCCAAGGGAAAAAGTACATTATTGTAGCAGAAAGGGTGGTCCTTCAATGGCAGAAGGGAAAATAAGTAGAGAGGGGATCAAGTGCAGCTGTTGCCAAAAGGTGTTTACTCTTAGCTGCTTTGAGAGTCATGCTGGCTTCAATGAGACTCATGCTGGCTGCAGTAACCACAGACCTGCTTCCAATATTTTTCTGGATGATGGTAGGTCTCTCTTGGATTGCCAGATGCAAATTATACTTGAAAGAAGGAAGAGGACTTGCAGAACAGAACCACGCCATAGGATGAAGGGAAATCAAGTTCGAGGCAAGAGTGATTACATTTGTACTGTGTGTCACTATGGTGGTGATTTAATCTTATGTGACGAATGTCCGTCATCATTTCACAAGAGTTGCGTTGGGTTGCAG GATGTTCCAGATGGTGAGTGGTTCTGTCCATCTTGCTGTTGTGGATTATGTGGCCAAAGAAAACTCAAAGAAGACAAAGAACCTATTATGAATTCTGATTTTCTCACATGTGGTCAATGCGAGCACAAAT ATCACACTGGGTGCCTGAGAAAAGGAGATGTGGATATGTCGGAAAGTGATTCAAAAGGAAATTGGTTTTGCAGCAAGAATTGTAAAAAG ATATCTTTGGGCCTCCACAAGCTTTTAGGGAAACAATTTCCGGCGGGTGTTGGCAATTTAACTTGGTCACTTCTGAAGTCCATGAAATCTGATAGTGATGATGCTACTGAACCTGACAATGATGCCATAACGGAGAGTTTTAGCAGGCTTAGTATTGCCCTTGATGTGATGCACGAGTGTTTTGAGCCTGTTAAGGAACCTCTTACCAGGAGAGATCTTGCAGAAGATGTCATCTTCAGTAGAGG GTCAAATCTCAATCGCTTGAACTTTCAAGGGTTCTATACCATGCTATTGGAAAGAAATGATGAGCTAATCACTGTGGCTACTGTAAG GATCTATGGAAAGAAGGTGGCCGAAGTACCTCTTGTTGCTACCAGATTTCAATATCGTCGACTTGGAATGTGTCGTGTGTTGATGAATTTACTTGAAAAG ATGCTTATGGATTTAGGTGTGGAGAGATTGGTTTTGCCCGCTGTCCCCAGTGTGCTAAACACATGGACTACTGCATTTGGGTTTTCAAGAATGACAGAGTCTGAGAGGCTACAGTTTCTGGATCATACTTTCCTGGATTTTCAGGATACCATTATGTGTCAGAAACTTTTAATGAAGATCTCTCCAGCTGAACCAAGCCTGTTGAAAG GAACACAGCCTAATATTTCTGGAAGTGGTGATAATATTGATCTTGATTGGTCCAGTTCTGTCTCTGAAGTGTGTCAACTGGAACAAACAGAGGATAGCCAAACCGTATTCCAGGGACTTGA AAGTGCTGCAGGGAAAAGGAGAGCATGCGTTGATAAGAACTGTCCAGAGTTCAAGCAGTACAAGCGAATGAGGAAATCAAATTTGGCTGCCATAGTTATTTAG